GTCTTCTCGTAGTGGGCGTCCTTCGGGCACACGACGACGACGGGCATCTCCTCGTCGATGAGGGCGATGGGCCCGTGCTTCATCTCCCCGGCGGCGTAGCCCTCCGCGTGGATGTAGCTGATTTCTTTCAGCTTTAGCGCGCCCTCCAGGGCGATCGGGAAGCCCGTGCCGCGCCCGAGGAAGAGCATGTCGCGGGCGCGGAGGTGGCGCTTCGCGATGGCCTTGATGTCGTCGGCCGAGCCGAGCACCTCGCGCATCTGCGCCGGCACGTGCCAGAGGGCGTCGAGCACGCGGCGGGCCTCGTCTTGCGAGAGCGTGCCGCGGCGGCGCCCGAGGTAGACGGCGAGCATGAGCAGCGCCGCGAGCTGCGTCGTGAAGCACTTGGTCGACGCGACGCCGATCTCGGGGCCCGCGTGGGTGTAGAGCGAGCCGTCCGACGCGCGCGGGATGGCGCTGTCGAGCACGTTCGCGACCGCGACGACGTGGGCGCCTTGGGCCTTCGCGGCCTTCACGGCGGCCATCGTGTCGAGCGTCTCGCCGCTCTGGCTGACGGCCACCACGAGGTCGGTGGGGAGGAAGACCGGATCGCGGTAGCGGACCTCGCTGCCGATCTCGACCGTGGCCGGTACCCGCGCGAGCTGCTCGATCCAGTAGCGGCCGGCCATGGCCGCGTGCGCGCTCGTGCCGCACGCGACGAAGTAGACGCGGCCGATCTTCTTCGCGAGCTCCTCGGTGACGCCGATCTCGGAGGCGATGACGTCCGCGTTTTTCACGTCGACCCGGCCGCGGAGCGTGTCCTCGATCGCGCGGGGCTGCTCGTGGATCTCCTTGAGCATGAAGTGCTTGTAGCCGCCCTTCTCGGCCTGGGTGGGCGACCAGTCGATGCGCTTCGGGGCGCGCGTGACCTTGGAGCCGTCGGCGATCTTGGTGATCGCGATCTCGCCCTTGGT
The DNA window shown above is from Myxococcales bacterium and carries:
- the glmS gene encoding glutamine--fructose-6-phosphate transaminase (isomerizing) — protein: MCGIVAYTGTKDTAPILVEGLRRLEYRGYDSAGLAVHTGKGVEIVRAVGKLANLDAALRKSPLAGTVGIGHTRWATHGRPSEANAHPHVAGKVAVVHNGIIENHVELRRELEGKGVRFSSDTDTEIVAHLVDEAQRSGKTKLEDAVREALSRVRGAYAIAVVTGDSPEEIVVAKQDSPLVLGLGDGEMFAASDIPALLAHTRDVILLDDGEMARLTKGEIAITKIADGSKVTRAPKRIDWSPTQAEKGGYKHFMLKEIHEQPRAIEDTLRGRVDVKNADVIASEIGVTEELAKKIGRVYFVACGTSAHAAMAGRYWIEQLARVPATVEIGSEVRYRDPVFLPTDLVVAVSQSGETLDTMAAVKAAKAQGAHVVAVANVLDSAIPRASDGSLYTHAGPEIGVASTKCFTTQLAALLMLAVYLGRRRGTLSQDEARRVLDALWHVPAQMREVLGSADDIKAIAKRHLRARDMLFLGRGTGFPIALEGALKLKEISYIHAEGYAAGEMKHGPIALIDEEMPVVVVCPKDAHYEKTISNLQEVKAREGQVIAVCTKGDTDVARLCAEGSSPKSMRGGSSASSESDIVEVPHAEPEVLPLLTVIPLQLLSYYMADLKGTDVDQPRNLAKTVTVE